The following is a genomic window from Bacteroidota bacterium.
TCGGTGTCCATACTATATGATATACACAATAGTAGAAACTATGAGATAACTTTCTATAACGACTCTTTGCCACATTACAAATATACTAGCTTCGCTTTTAACCTTAACCACCGCCATTGGCGGTGGTTTAATGGGAATAATCAAAACGGCCTATCCGCAAAAGCGAACAGGCCGTTCAGAGCATATCTAAAATATATCTACTGTTTTTTCTTTACCTCTTCCTTAGGAATAAAGTAAACCTTCGCCATATCACGATAGTCCATGCCGTTAGCATCGCAATTCTTCACCCATAGCTGTACAAGACGATAGTTTTCCTGGTAGAAAATAGGCATCACCGCTCCGTCGTCCATCGCAACCTGGTCAGCCTGGCGGTACAGATCGAAACGTTTTTTATTGTCAACTTCACGCAAAGCCAACTCAAATAAGGAATCGAACTTCGCGCTTTTATAACGAACGGGGTTCACATAAGAACGATCGGTTGTTTTCTCAGGAACATTTTTACCATACAAAATAGTAAGGAATGTTTCAGGATCCGGATAATCCGCTATCCAGCCTGTTCTCCAGAATAAAGCCTTGCCGGTTTCATAATTCTCCATATGCTCGGCCATTGGCATTACATTGATATCAACGTCTATATTCAGATTTTCTTTCAGCATTTTCTGAACAACCTCAGCTACCTGCACATTACGCTCTCCTCCGCTGTTGATCTGCAGTGTCAGCTTTGGAAAATCTTTGCCACTCGGATAACCGGCCATAGCCAGAAAATGACGGGCGGTATCGGGCTTAAACGAAAAACCTTTCAATGCTTTATTATCGTATTCCTTAAATGAGGGAGGAATGATACCATAAGTAGCCGGAATACCATCGCCCTGGAGCGTGTATGTAACAAGCTTCTCACGGTCAATGGCATAATTGAATGCCAGGCGCACTTCTCTTTTCTTAAAAATATCGCTTTGATGCTGAAAGCCATAATAATCAACGCCCATGGCCGGAACAACCATCATATCAAAACGTGCATTGCCTTCTTTGGCATGATTAAACTCATCTAAAATATCAGGTATCATTTCAATTGGCAAACGGAAGGTCATATCGAGATTGCCTTTTTTGAATTCATACAATTCGGATTTTTTGTCCTTGATGAAGCTGTACTTCAAACCATCCAGGTAAGGCAATTGATTACCGAATTCATCCACATCCCAATAGTTTTTATTGCGCTCCATCACCACCGCATCACCTTCCTTTACATTTCTTACCTGGAAAGGTCCGGTCCCGACACAGGTTACACGCATGTCACTGCCATATTTCGCAACAGCTTCCTGCGGATACAACCAGCAGCCCGGCATGGTTAAAATATTTAAAAAACCGGCGAAAGGAAATTTCAAACTTATTTGCAAGGTATGGTCATCGATCACTTTAACGCCTGAAACTCCGGTGGCTAAAGGCTTTTTGTCAACAGTAGACTGATAGTATTCATCCGCACCCTCTACCCTGCCGCTGAATGTTACTCCGAACTGGTGATTCTCGGGGCTGGCTTCACAAAGTCTGTCGAAACAATATTTGAAATCGGCAGCTGTTATTTCGCGCCCCTTTCCATCCGGAAAACAAGGATCGTCCTGGAACTTAACATCTTTACGTATATAAAAAGTCCATGTCTGGGCATCTTTGGTCTTATCTACCTTTTCAGCCAGGCAATTGGTAATTGAAAGATCTGTTTGCGATAGTTTTACAAGACCCTCGTATGCATTCGCAGCGATGTGTATACTTACAATTTCAGTAACATTAAGGGGATAAAGACTTTTAAAATCTTCTATCTCATTCGACTTAAAAATTCCACCATAGTATACTCCTCCCTTAGCTTCACGTATGCCTCCTTCACTGTCCCTATTACCCCCACACGACCAAAGTAAAGTTGCTGCTAATATTGAAAAGATCGCCTTCTGCATTTGCATATATTTTGTGCGTTTTTAAAGGTCAATGAAATACACCATAAAGTAAAATAAATATGGTTATTTCAAACTTACTTATTTGCCCGTTTTTTACAACCTACAAATATATTTATTTAAACCATATAAACATCAGTTTTTTAACTACTTATCAAAGAGAAGCTGTTTAAAAATCGATTTCAAGTAAAACCGGACAATGGTCTGAATGTTTAGCCTCGGGGAGTATGGCGGCACGTTTAAGCTTATTCTCAAGTGTATGGCTGATCAGGTTGTAATCAATGCGCCAACCCAGGTTTTTGGCTCTGGAATTGGCCCTAAAACTCCACCATGTATAATTATGAGGCTCTTTATTAAAATGCCGGAAAGTGTCGATAAAACCTGTTTTCATGAAATTATCGATCCACTCCCGCTCTTCGGGCAAAAAACCCGAGGAGTTAGCGTTACTTACCGGGTTATGAATATCAATAGGCCTGTGACATATATTATAATCGCCGCAAATGATAAGTTTAGACCGTTTCTTTTTCAGGCTGTCAATGTATTTTTGAAAATCGTCCAGCCATATCATTTTAAAGGCCTGCCGCTCCTCACCGCTTGAGCCGGAAGGCATATATACACTCATCACCGACACATCTTTAAAATCAAGTCTCAATACACGGCCTTCATCATCGTATTTTTTTATACCGCAGCCATACTCCACATGATCGGGTTTTATTTTAGAAAAAACGGCGACACCGCTGTATCCCTTTTTTTGCGCAGGATACCAATACATTTCGTATCCTAATTTTTGGATTGGAGAAGGATCGATCTGATCGGGATTAGCTTTTATTTCCTGCAGGCAAACAACATCGGGGCCGGTGGCTTGCAGCCAATCGATCCAGCCTTTGCTGATCGCTGAACGGATACCGTTCACATTATAAGTAACTATTTTAGCCATAATTCAATCGTTAAAGATTACCATTCTTCAGAATTTAGTAAATATCACCACTATAGGCCCCGGCAAACGAAGATATATGAAAATAAATGCCGTGTGTCCGATCGGACCTGAATTTATTTAACTTAGTTTAAACCTTCGCTCTTTTTAAAAGTCAAAGATCATATTTACTTTATATGAATCCAAAATCCATTCTTTTTTTTATCGGCACAATCCTAGTGCTCAATTCTTATTCTCAACCCCTCAGTCCTAAAATTGTAAATATCCCGATGCGCGATGGAAAAACACTTGCGGCCGACATTTACCGCCCGGATACTGTAAATAAATACCCGGTGATCCTGATCCAGACACCCTATAACCGCATTTTTTATCGCCTGGGCTTGCCACTGGGCACAGGACTGAAACTAAACACCAGTAAATATGCCTTTGTTATTGTTGACTGGCGCTGCTTTTATGGTTCCACTTCGGCCTGTGTAGCCTCACCCGACCGGGGAAAAGACGGGTACGATGTGGTGCAATGGATAGCAGCTCAACCCTGGAGTGATGGCAAGGTAGGCACATGGGGACCATCAGCTTTGGGCAAGATACAATACCAAACCGCTAAAGAAAAACCGGCCAACCTTGTATGCGCAGTTCCTCTGGTTGCGGGTTCGCAATTTAATTATGATGAATATTTTCCGGGCGGAGTATACCGTACCGAATATGTTGAGCAATTGGACGCGCTGGGTTACGGAATGTCGACAACTCTATTGGCAAATCCTGTGTATAACCTTACCTGGCAATTCGCAGAGAACGCAAATATGTATCCTGAATCGATCAATATTCCTGTATTTATGATCGGGGGCTGGTACGATCACAACATATCAGTGATGCTGCAATTGTTCGACAGCCTGAAAGCCAATTCACCTGCAGTCGTAAGAGCCAAACACAAGCTGATGATGGGACCCTGGGCACATGGCGGGTTTGGCGCCACTTATGTAGGATCGGGCAACCAGGGTGAGCTCTCCTACCCCGGCGCAGCGGGCTGGAGCGATTCGCTGGCCCTGCGTTTTTTTGATCATTATTTAAGAGGCGTGAATAACAACTGGGACAACGAACCTGTAATGCGCTACTTTCAGCTTGGCGAGGACAACTGGAATGCCTCCACAACCTGGCCACCTGCTGCTTTACCCGATGTGAAATTATACCTGCATAAAAACGGCTTGCTTGACCCGGCAGTACCAACGGCAGCGAAAGACAGCTCAGTAATAATATACGATCCGCGCGACCCATCACCTACGTATGGCGGCACCACGCTGAAACAGGGATTAAAACAAGGCCCCTACAACCAAAAAGATACGGTAGAAAGCAGGAACGATATACTGATCTTCAGCACACCGGTCTTAACTCAAAATGTAAAACTCAAAGGAACAACCAAAGCGGTATTTTCCGTTTCGTCCGATCGCTTCGACACTGATTTTTCGATCCGTTTAACGGATGTTTATCCCGACGGAAGATCAATGCTGGTAGCGGATGGAATACAAAGGATGCGTTTCAGAAAAGGATTTACGGCAGCCGATACTTCCCGCATTGTTCCCGGACAAACATACCAGGTTCAGATCGACCTTCCATCCACTGCCATTACTTTCCTGGCGGGACACAGGATATGCATTGATATTACTTCTTCCAACTATCCGCGTTTCGACTCCAACCTGAATAACGGTAACAAAATGTATGTCGCAGGAGATACATTGATCGCGACGAACACTGTCTATTTCTACAACACAAAACCTTCCTACATTTCTTTCGCGTTTGAAAATTATCCGACCGGTGTAAAAGAAATGGTATACAATTATTCATTGAACTTAAACAAAGTTTTGCCGAACCTGTTCAGCTTGATGTATTCAGTTCAACCGGTCAACGGGTATACAATATTTTGATGGAAAGCGGCATGAATAAGGAAAAAACAGAAGTTAACACTTCGGGCTGGGATACCGGAATTTACATGATTAGAATCGGTTCAGGTGAGCAGACGCATACACGGAAAATTATCATTGAATAATATTCCGGATATCCGATAGATCGCGCCATGACATCTGGCACAAATACAATTACCGGGCTTGCCTCAGATTCTTTTGCTTGTTCTTAGGTGTTTTGTGGTACGCCTTTTTTTTCGACTTCTTTTTCTTGCCTTTTTTCTTCTTCTTTTTTTTCTTCTTTTTCTTTTTTTTCTTGCCCGATTTGATGGCATAACTTGTCGATAGACCATTTCCACTGCTATCTTCAACGCCATCTTTAATCATTCGGTTGGCGTGATCTGATAAAACATTTGCTTCCGCACTGACCACATAAAAGCATAACAGGGATGCGATAAGTCCGGTCAAAAATATTTTTTTACATGTCCTTCTTAACATATAACCATGCATGAATATCTGTAGAATTTCAAATACGCTTATTCAATTTCAACTGTTTGCTGCAACTAATATAATAAAACATGCGCATATCAGTCTGAACTAAACCACTATGGACTGAAAGTCCATAGGTTGTGGTACAGAAAAAACAAAAATTCTTTCCGCAATACTAAATAAAAAATACTTAGTGGTTCTCTGTGTCACCTCTGTACCTGCACACCGAAGTGTTTTGGCACACAGGTGTGAAACCCTGTGTAACAAAAAAATTACACAGAGAAAAAGGAGTAGTCACAGAGAGCCACAGAGAAAATAATGCTTTAAGAAACTGAAAGTCTTGCACTGAAAGTGCATAGTTTCAACTAACGAATGAGACCAATGAACCGGCTATACAAGTAATTAATGAGGAAGTCTTTTCTGAAAATAACCGTAAACCCATGTTCCGGCAAGGGCGAAGAATAATGATACAATTGCAACCAAGGCCCCTCCGCCGATCTGAATATAAATAGGTGCGGGACATGTTCCTGTGAGTCCCCAGCCAATGCCAAAAAGCGCAGAACCAATAACAGTGCCCTTCGTAAATTTTTTCGGAGAGGTTTGAATTAATTCTCCATCCATACTTTTTACTTTAAATTTTTTCAACAACAAAACCGAAATGGTCGCTACAGGCACCGCTGTCATAAAAAAACCGAATATCTGAAAACCCTGGAAGCGGAACATTTCCTGCATCCTGAACCAGGATACGGCTTCTCCTTTATAAAGCGCCACACCAAATACTATACCGGTTACCATATATAGGAAATTTCTCATACTTCTATTTTAAAATAAGGGGCAACAAAAAATTGGCCGATAATATCCCAAAAGCGAAAAATGTAATTACCGCAATAAGTGATGGCAGCTGAAAAGTAGCGAGTCCGTAAATACCATGACCGCTGGTACATCCATTAGCATAGCGGGTCCCAAAGCCGACAAGAAAAGATCCGCCGGCAACGATGAGCAGATTTCTCCAGCTGAATAAAGCATCCCAACTGAATATCTCAGCAGGAAGAATGCCCTGCTGATGGGACACGCCCATTGCGTTAATGTCGTTAATTGTTGATGAAGACAGAACAGGCAGGTTCGGATCATTCAGAATAAAACCTCCTATAAAACCACCGATGAAAAGACCGACAATAAAATACACTTTCCATATTCCGGCCTTCCAGTCAAATTTGAAAAACTCAATATTGGCGGGAAAACACATGGCGCAAAACTGCTTTAAGCTGGATGAAACTCCAAGCGGTTTATTTCCGAGGATCAATAATAGCGGAACGCACAAACCAATCACAGGCCCTGATACATACCAGGACCAGGGTTTACTTAATAGCTCTAACAACTGCTGCATAATCGTACAAGGTTTACAAAGATAGCGTTTTGCTCTCAGAAAGATCCCGATGGGTTTTCCAAACTACCGGAGATAAGCTTATTTAGCTCTGCAACAAAGGATTTACGTACTGAACAGTAATTCTGAAATATAAAGAGAAAATTATTATTCCCTACTGCACAGCCAGTTGTCTGGCCTGCAATGATTCAACAACTTTTCTTTGAGCATCAACTTCCTTAGTTTTATTCTCGTGGTCCGTTTTATTGATCACAAGTTCTTCTTCCTCTCTTTTGATCTTTTCTTTGAGCTCTTCTATTTTTTGCTTGTTGGTCTCAACATCCTTATTCAGGGTTTCATTCTTTTTCACCAGGTTCTTTTGCTCATCGCTAAGTTTATCCAGCACTTTTTGCGCGGCTTTTAACTTATTAGCGATAGCATCCCTGGTGGTTTTTACTGCAAAATCATTAACGATCTGCTTTATTTCCCTGAATTGCTCAGGATGCAGGATGGAACTGAGATACGCGCCGCCCAAGTTAAACCCAATTATAAAACGGGTCTCGCCCTCCTTTATTTTTTCAGAACGCGCATACATATCAATCGTATTATTGCTGATCGATTTAATGACCGCATTATCCGAGAATATAACATCCTCCATGGTTGAGACTTTCGCTTTATACGATTTCGTTAACGCCTTCCAGTCGCTTTCAATTTCTTCGGGGGTGGCTTCACTGATGATAACCGCCAACACATTGTTCTTCGCACCGGG
Proteins encoded in this region:
- a CDS encoding ABC transporter substrate-binding protein, with amino-acid sequence MQKAIFSILAATLLWSCGGNRDSEGGIREAKGGVYYGGIFKSNEIEDFKSLYPLNVTEIVSIHIAANAYEGLVKLSQTDLSITNCLAEKVDKTKDAQTWTFYIRKDVKFQDDPCFPDGKGREITAADFKYCFDRLCEASPENHQFGVTFSGRVEGADEYYQSTVDKKPLATGVSGVKVIDDHTLQISLKFPFAGFLNILTMPGCWLYPQEAVAKYGSDMRVTCVGTGPFQVRNVKEGDAVVMERNKNYWDVDEFGNQLPYLDGLKYSFIKDKKSELYEFKKGNLDMTFRLPIEMIPDILDEFNHAKEGNARFDMMVVPAMGVDYYGFQHQSDIFKKREVRLAFNYAIDREKLVTYTLQGDGIPATYGIIPPSFKEYDNKALKGFSFKPDTARHFLAMAGYPSGKDFPKLTLQINSGGERNVQVAEVVQKMLKENLNIDVDINVMPMAEHMENYETGKALFWRTGWIADYPDPETFLTILYGKNVPEKTTDRSYVNPVRYKSAKFDSLFELALREVDNKKRFDLYRQADQVAMDDGAVMPIFYQENYRLVQLWVKNCDANGMDYRDMAKVYFIPKEEVKKKQ
- a CDS encoding T9SS type A sorting domain-containing protein, whose translation is MQLFIELKQSFAEPVQLDVFSSTGQRVYNILMESGMNKEKTEVNTSGWDTGIYMIRIGSGEQTHTRKIIIE
- a CDS encoding YeeE/YedE family protein, whose amino-acid sequence is MLELLSKPWSWYVSGPVIGLCVPLLLILGNKPLGVSSSLKQFCAMCFPANIEFFKFDWKAGIWKVYFIVGLFIGGFIGGFILNDPNLPVLSSSTINDINAMGVSHQQGILPAEIFSWDALFSWRNLLIVAGGSFLVGFGTRYANGCTSGHGIYGLATFQLPSLIAVITFFAFGILSANFLLPLILK
- a CDS encoding YeeE/YedE family protein, which codes for MRNFLYMVTGIVFGVALYKGEAVSWFRMQEMFRFQGFQIFGFFMTAVPVATISVLLLKKFKVKSMDGELIQTSPKKFTKGTVIGSALFGIGWGLTGTCPAPIYIQIGGGALVAIVSLFFALAGTWVYGYFQKRLPH
- the xth gene encoding exodeoxyribonuclease III, whose translation is MAKIVTYNVNGIRSAISKGWIDWLQATGPDVVCLQEIKANPDQIDPSPIQKLGYEMYWYPAQKKGYSGVAVFSKIKPDHVEYGCGIKKYDDEGRVLRLDFKDVSVMSVYMPSGSSGEERQAFKMIWLDDFQKYIDSLKKKRSKLIICGDYNICHRPIDIHNPVSNANSSGFLPEEREWIDNFMKTGFIDTFRHFNKEPHNYTWWSFRANSRAKNLGWRIDYNLISHTLENKLKRAAILPEAKHSDHCPVLLEIDF
- a CDS encoding CocE/NonD family hydrolase; amino-acid sequence: MNPKSILFFIGTILVLNSYSQPLSPKIVNIPMRDGKTLAADIYRPDTVNKYPVILIQTPYNRIFYRLGLPLGTGLKLNTSKYAFVIVDWRCFYGSTSACVASPDRGKDGYDVVQWIAAQPWSDGKVGTWGPSALGKIQYQTAKEKPANLVCAVPLVAGSQFNYDEYFPGGVYRTEYVEQLDALGYGMSTTLLANPVYNLTWQFAENANMYPESINIPVFMIGGWYDHNISVMLQLFDSLKANSPAVVRAKHKLMMGPWAHGGFGATYVGSGNQGELSYPGAAGWSDSLALRFFDHYLRGVNNNWDNEPVMRYFQLGEDNWNASTTWPPAALPDVKLYLHKNGLLDPAVPTAAKDSSVIIYDPRDPSPTYGGTTLKQGLKQGPYNQKDTVESRNDILIFSTPVLTQNVKLKGTTKAVFSVSSDRFDTDFSIRLTDVYPDGRSMLVADGIQRMRFRKGFTAADTSRIVPGQTYQVQIDLPSTAITFLAGHRICIDITSSNYPRFDSNLNNGNKMYVAGDTLIATNTVYFYNTKPSYISFAFENYPTGVKEMVYNYSLNLNKVLPNLFSLMYSVQPVNGYTIF